In Pseudomonas sp. ADAK18, a single window of DNA contains:
- a CDS encoding histidine phosphatase family protein, with the protein MILKPLCLAKRLKRYSYTLLPLLLVAGALAVALEARESRAQQVDGVQTLVFLRHGEKPAGGLGQLNCQGLNRAMNLATVLPEKFGNANYIFAANPTRNVEEGEFDNSYSYIRPLMTISPSAIKLGLPVNIEYSANDTSALADELVENKYHNSIIYTAWSHGYLPELINKVASEAVGEEHTITEDWSGSDFDTLYVLTLTWHNGKASLLSRNYKQGLDNGQQTCPAATQVSADT; encoded by the coding sequence ATGATATTAAAGCCTCTGTGCCTTGCCAAACGCCTTAAACGCTATTCTTACACCCTGTTGCCGCTACTGCTGGTGGCTGGCGCGCTGGCCGTGGCCCTGGAAGCCCGCGAAAGCCGCGCCCAGCAAGTGGACGGCGTGCAGACCCTGGTATTCCTGCGCCACGGAGAAAAACCAGCAGGCGGCCTCGGCCAGCTCAATTGCCAAGGCCTGAACCGCGCCATGAACCTGGCCACCGTGCTGCCGGAAAAATTCGGCAACGCCAACTACATATTTGCCGCCAACCCGACCCGTAACGTCGAGGAAGGCGAGTTCGACAATTCCTACAGCTACATTCGGCCGCTGATGACCATCAGCCCCAGCGCCATCAAACTCGGCCTGCCGGTGAACATCGAGTACTCGGCCAATGACACCAGCGCCCTGGCCGACGAACTGGTGGAAAACAAATACCACAACTCAATCATCTACACCGCCTGGTCCCATGGCTACCTGCCAGAGCTGATCAACAAGGTGGCGAGCGAAGCAGTCGGTGAAGAACACACCATCACCGAGGATTGGTCCGGCAGTGATTTCGACACGCTGTATGTGTTGACCCTGACCTGGCACAACGGCAAGGCGAGCCTGCTCAGCCGCAATTACAAGCAAGGGCTGGATAACGGCCAGCAGACGTGCCCGGCGGCGACGCAGGTCAGCGCGGATACCTGA
- a CDS encoding PaaI family thioesterase: MITIPEGFIPLARSSPLLDLLGPVYCRGEGLQLEIGLRADPRHANGRGTVHGGVLATLADIGMGYAMAFSSEPPLALITASMTLDYMGAVQVGEWIEVRLDNHKRGRQMAFATVSLQVGEKVVVRASAVFAVPQVQG, encoded by the coding sequence ATGATCACTATTCCTGAAGGTTTCATCCCTCTAGCCCGCAGCAGCCCGCTGTTGGACCTGCTTGGTCCGGTGTATTGCCGGGGCGAAGGCCTGCAACTGGAAATCGGCCTGCGTGCCGACCCGCGTCACGCCAATGGGCGCGGCACAGTACATGGTGGTGTGTTGGCAACCCTGGCGGATATCGGCATGGGTTACGCCATGGCGTTTTCCAGCGAGCCGCCGCTGGCACTGATTACGGCGAGCATGACCCTGGACTATATGGGCGCCGTGCAGGTGGGAGAGTGGATCGAGGTGCGGCTGGATAACCACAAGCGTGGCCGGCAGATGGCGTTTGCTACAGTCAGCTTGCAGGTGGGGGAGAAGGTGGTAGTGCGGGCGAGTGCGGTGTTTGCGGTGCCGCAGGTCCAGGGCTGA
- a CDS encoding permease — protein sequence MSNLSSTHPARGWSFWWKPALFLLVACVGLYYVKWSPYYFKAFVAADNHSIGASILNDEQSAPLAAALAYAQVYFLAIWKAAVLAVILGSLLQVLIPRDWLLRLFGRAGLGSTLRGGLFALPGMMCSCCAAPVAAGMRRQKVSVGAALAFWIANPVLNPATLVFMGFVLGWGFTALRLVAGIVLVVGVSLVAQRIARPELVPEAALDAVAEASTLETQPFLSRWLRTLWQLFWSTIPVYILAVLILGAVRVWLFPHVDGAMANSLMWLVPLAIVGTLFVIPTAAEIPIVQTMMTLGMGTGPAVALLMTLPSVSLPSLLMLRKDFDARVLVTVAGLTMLMGVVCGLIGMAIL from the coding sequence ATGTCCAACCTCTCCTCCACCCACCCCGCCCGGGGTTGGTCCTTCTGGTGGAAACCGGCGCTGTTCCTGCTGGTGGCCTGTGTCGGCCTCTATTACGTGAAGTGGTCGCCTTACTACTTCAAGGCCTTTGTTGCGGCCGATAACCACAGCATCGGTGCCTCGATTCTCAACGACGAGCAAAGCGCACCACTGGCCGCTGCACTGGCCTATGCCCAGGTGTATTTCCTGGCGATCTGGAAAGCCGCTGTGCTGGCGGTAATCCTCGGGTCGTTGCTGCAAGTGCTGATCCCCCGGGACTGGCTGTTACGCCTGTTCGGCCGCGCCGGGCTGGGGTCGACCTTGCGTGGCGGGCTGTTCGCCTTGCCGGGGATGATGTGCAGCTGCTGTGCCGCGCCGGTGGCCGCCGGTATGCGTCGCCAGAAGGTCTCGGTTGGCGCCGCTCTGGCATTCTGGATCGCCAACCCGGTGCTCAACCCGGCGACCCTGGTGTTCATGGGTTTTGTGCTCGGCTGGGGGTTTACCGCATTGCGCCTGGTGGCAGGCATCGTCCTGGTGGTGGGCGTTTCGCTGGTGGCCCAACGCATCGCACGTCCTGAATTAGTGCCGGAAGCGGCGCTGGACGCCGTCGCCGAAGCGAGCACCCTCGAGACCCAACCGTTCCTGAGCCGCTGGTTGCGCACCTTGTGGCAGCTGTTCTGGAGCACGATTCCGGTCTATATCCTCGCGGTGCTGATCTTGGGCGCGGTGCGGGTCTGGCTGTTTCCCCATGTCGATGGCGCGATGGCCAACAGCCTCATGTGGCTGGTGCCCCTGGCAATCGTCGGCACGCTGTTTGTGATCCCCACAGCGGCGGAAATCCCCATCGTGCAGACCATGATGACCCTGGGCATGGGCACTGGCCCGGCCGTGGCGTTGCTGATGACTTTGCCGAGCGTAAGCCTGCCGTCGCTG
- a CDS encoding PhzF family phenazine biosynthesis protein gives MPSFDFKQLDVFSSIALKGNPLAVVLGADSLSDQQMADFAQWTNLSETTFLLKPRDPKADYRVRIFTTLQELPFAGHPTLGSCHAWLQAGGEPRGEEIIQECEIGLVRIRRQGDELAFIAPPLLRSGPVEAELVERVRRALALEPGAIIRSQWVDNGAGWLAVMLADRETVLELRPDYSQLHGLAVGVIAPWNPERDGLEAQFEVRAFIAGDGAPEDPATGSLNAGVAQWLLGEGLAPNRYVVSQGTAMGRAGRIRVERQGEEVWIGGAVSVCIDGQLTL, from the coding sequence ATGCCTTCCTTCGACTTCAAGCAACTGGATGTCTTCAGCAGTATCGCCCTCAAAGGCAATCCCCTGGCCGTGGTGCTGGGGGCCGATAGCCTGAGCGACCAGCAGATGGCTGACTTCGCCCAGTGGACCAACCTCAGCGAAACCACCTTCCTGCTCAAACCCCGTGATCCAAAGGCCGACTACCGAGTAAGAATCTTCACCACCCTGCAGGAACTGCCATTTGCCGGTCATCCTACCCTGGGCAGTTGCCATGCCTGGCTGCAAGCCGGTGGCGAGCCCAGGGGAGAGGAGATCATCCAGGAGTGTGAAATCGGCCTGGTGCGCATCCGGCGCCAAGGTGATGAACTGGCCTTTATCGCGCCGCCGTTGTTACGTTCAGGCCCGGTGGAGGCCGAGCTGGTAGAGCGGGTCCGGCGAGCATTGGCGCTGGAGCCGGGGGCGATTATTCGCAGCCAGTGGGTCGATAACGGCGCGGGCTGGCTGGCGGTGATGTTGGCGGATCGTGAGACGGTTCTGGAACTGCGCCCGGACTACTCGCAATTGCACGGACTGGCGGTCGGGGTGATCGCCCCGTGGAACCCCGAACGGGACGGTCTGGAGGCGCAGTTTGAAGTCCGCGCGTTTATTGCCGGCGATGGCGCCCCGGAAGATCCTGCCACCGGCAGCCTCAACGCCGGCGTGGCCCAGTGGTTGCTGGGCGAAGGCTTGGCGCCGAATCGTTATGTGGTCAGCCAGGGTACGGCCATGGGCCGCGCCGGGCGAATTCGAGTCGAACGCCAAGGCGAAGAAGTCTGGATTGGCGGTGCGGTCTCGGTCTGCATTGACGGGCAACTGACCCTTTAA
- a CDS encoding LysE family translocator: MLSVNFLITCLIVVLIPGTGVIFTISTGLTAGKRASAFAALGCTAGIVPHLLASVLGLSALLHTSALAFEALKFAGAAYLLYLAYATWRDRSAFAMNDTPTVSSARSLMVRGCLLNILNPKLTIFFLAFLPQFVTPGSTAPAVQMLLLSSVFMAMTLAVFVIYGLLANVFRRAVIESPRVQNWLRRSFAATFAGLGLNLAFAQR, translated from the coding sequence ATGCTCAGTGTGAATTTTCTCATCACTTGTCTGATCGTCGTGCTGATCCCCGGTACCGGCGTGATCTTCACCATTTCCACGGGGCTTACCGCTGGTAAGCGAGCCAGTGCTTTTGCCGCGCTGGGCTGTACCGCCGGAATCGTCCCGCATTTGCTGGCATCGGTGCTCGGCCTGTCCGCCCTGTTGCACACCAGTGCGCTGGCTTTTGAAGCGCTGAAGTTTGCCGGTGCCGCCTACTTGCTGTACCTGGCTTACGCCACCTGGCGCGATCGCTCGGCCTTTGCCATGAATGACACGCCGACGGTGTCCAGCGCCCGCAGCCTGATGGTCAGGGGCTGCCTGCTGAATATCCTCAACCCGAAGCTGACGATTTTCTTCCTGGCATTCCTGCCGCAGTTCGTCACCCCAGGCAGCACCGCACCCGCCGTGCAAATGCTATTGCTGAGCAGCGTATTCATGGCGATGACGTTGGCGGTGTTCGTGATCTACGGCCTGCTGGCCAATGTGTTCCGCCGCGCGGTGATCGAATCACCACGAGTACAGAACTGGCTGCGCCGCAGCTTTGCCGCGACGTTTGCGGGGTTGGGGCTGAATTTGGCGTTTGCGCAACGCTAG
- a CDS encoding glutathione S-transferase N-terminal domain-containing protein: protein MNSLSTFPITRKWPAQHPERLQLYSLPTPNGVKVSIMLEELGLPYEPHKVSFETQDQLSAEFMSLNPNNKIPAIIDPNGPGGQALALFESGAILIYLAEKSGQLLPEDPAARYETIQWLMFQMAGIGPMFGQVGFFNKFAGKAYEDKRPRDRYAAEARRLLDVLEKRLLGRTWIMGDEYTIADIATFPWIRNLIGFYESGELVGISDFPNVLRALDGFVARPAVIRGLNIPA, encoded by the coding sequence ATGAACTCACTCTCCACGTTCCCGATCACCCGCAAATGGCCGGCTCAGCATCCCGAGCGCCTGCAACTGTACTCCTTGCCGACGCCCAATGGGGTCAAAGTGTCGATCATGCTGGAGGAGTTGGGCCTGCCATATGAGCCACACAAGGTCAGCTTCGAGACCCAGGACCAGCTCTCCGCCGAATTCATGTCGCTGAACCCCAACAACAAGATCCCGGCGATCATCGACCCCAATGGCCCTGGCGGACAGGCACTGGCGTTGTTCGAGTCCGGTGCGATCCTGATTTACCTGGCCGAGAAAAGCGGCCAGCTTCTGCCCGAGGACCCGGCAGCGCGTTACGAGACGATTCAGTGGCTGATGTTTCAGATGGCCGGTATCGGGCCGATGTTCGGTCAGGTCGGTTTCTTCAACAAATTCGCCGGCAAGGCCTATGAAGACAAACGCCCCCGTGACCGTTACGCCGCCGAAGCCCGGCGCTTGCTGGACGTGCTGGAAAAACGCCTTCTGGGTCGCACCTGGATCATGGGCGACGAGTACACCATCGCCGATATCGCGACCTTCCCCTGGATCCGCAACCTGATTGGCTTCTATGAGTCGGGCGAGCTGGTGGGTATTTCCGATTTCCCGAATGTGCTGCGCGCGCTGGACGGCTTTGTCGCACGGCCGGCGGTGATCCGTGGGTTGAACATTCCCGCCTGA
- the hemB gene encoding porphobilinogen synthase, which translates to MSSQFPEARPRRLRRSPELRGLFQETEFTLNDLVLPIFVEEEIDDFVPITSMPGVLRIPESKLAGEIERYARAGIKSVMTFGVSHHLDASGSDTWNERGLVSRMSAICKDAVPEMIVMSDTCFCEYTDHGHCGVMQGAEVDNDRTLVNLGKQAVAAARAGADVIAPSAAMDGQVQAIRRALDEAGFSHIPIMAYSTKFASALYGPFREAGGSALKGDRKSYQMNPMNRREAVRESLLDEQEGADALMVKPAGAYLDIIRDIREASRLPVAAYQVSGEYAMIKFGAQAGAIDEGRIVRETLGSIKRAGADLIFTYFAMDLALAGI; encoded by the coding sequence ATGTCCAGCCAGTTCCCCGAAGCCCGTCCTCGCCGCCTGCGCCGCTCCCCGGAGCTGCGTGGCCTGTTTCAGGAAACCGAGTTCACCCTCAACGACCTGGTGCTGCCGATTTTCGTCGAGGAAGAAATCGACGACTTCGTGCCGATCACCAGCATGCCTGGGGTGCTGCGTATTCCCGAGTCGAAACTGGCCGGTGAAATCGAGCGCTATGCCCGTGCCGGGATCAAGTCGGTGATGACCTTCGGCGTGTCCCATCACCTGGACGCCAGCGGCAGCGACACCTGGAACGAACGTGGGCTGGTGTCGCGCATGTCGGCGATCTGCAAGGACGCGGTGCCGGAAATGATCGTCATGTCCGATACCTGTTTCTGTGAATACACCGACCACGGCCACTGCGGCGTGATGCAGGGCGCTGAAGTCGACAACGATCGCACTTTGGTCAACCTTGGCAAGCAAGCAGTGGCGGCGGCTCGTGCCGGGGCAGATGTGATTGCGCCGTCGGCTGCCATGGACGGACAAGTCCAGGCTATCCGCCGGGCGTTGGATGAGGCTGGTTTCAGCCATATTCCGATCATGGCGTATTCCACCAAGTTCGCGTCTGCCCTCTATGGTCCGTTCCGCGAAGCTGGCGGCAGCGCGCTCAAGGGCGATCGCAAGAGCTACCAGATGAACCCGATGAACCGTCGTGAAGCGGTGCGTGAATCGCTGCTGGATGAACAGGAGGGCGCGGATGCGCTGATGGTCAAGCCGGCCGGTGCTTACCTGGACATCATTCGCGACATCCGCGAAGCCTCGCGTTTGCCGGTGGCGGCGTATCAGGTCAGCGGTGAATACGCGATGATCAAGTTCGGTGCCCAGGCGGGTGCCATTGATGAAGGGCGGATCGTTCGCGAGACATTGGGTTCGATCAAGCGGGCCGGTGCGGACCTGATCTTTACCTACTTCGCGATGGACCTGGCACTGGCCGGGATCTGA
- a CDS encoding DUF4349 domain-containing protein: MRHLDGNPSLLRNTVLILFAGLALGGCSPKTHSEATVISGEQGRAGAQLAYEHELNLSLPAALLAPRMQATREACESARFGACNILGIKEDSSGGEIVLRIAPTGVEPMVAMAAEGGKLGQRITTAEDLADAVADVRRRQERLLAQQQRLDELAKRKDITVGDLITLSKEQASIENDLQELAQAAAGQQRRLDTNRVTLNFRASDGSQQQSRFSRMFSNLGDNLVNGTADALERVSYVLPFVILAFPVLWLWVWLWRKFVKRRT; this comes from the coding sequence ATGCGCCACCTGGACGGCAATCCCTCCCTGCTCCGCAACACCGTACTGATCCTGTTCGCCGGCCTGGCCCTTGGCGGTTGCTCGCCCAAGACCCATTCCGAAGCCACAGTAATCAGTGGCGAACAAGGCCGGGCCGGTGCGCAGTTAGCCTATGAGCACGAGTTGAACCTGTCCCTGCCCGCCGCGCTGCTGGCGCCACGCATGCAGGCGACACGCGAGGCTTGCGAATCGGCGCGCTTTGGCGCCTGCAATATCCTGGGCATCAAGGAGGACAGCAGCGGTGGCGAGATTGTCTTGCGCATCGCACCCACCGGTGTCGAACCGATGGTGGCCATGGCGGCCGAAGGTGGGAAACTGGGCCAGCGCATCACCACCGCCGAGGACCTGGCCGACGCTGTGGCCGACGTTCGCCGCCGTCAGGAACGCTTGCTGGCGCAGCAACAGCGCCTGGATGAGCTGGCCAAGCGCAAGGACATCACCGTGGGTGACCTGATCACCTTGAGCAAGGAACAAGCGAGCATCGAGAACGACTTGCAGGAGCTGGCCCAGGCCGCCGCCGGCCAGCAGCGGCGCCTGGACACCAACCGCGTGACCCTGAACTTCCGGGCCTCCGACGGTTCGCAGCAGCAGTCACGCTTCAGCCGGATGTTCAGCAACCTGGGGGACAACCTGGTGAACGGCACCGCCGATGCCCTGGAACGGGTCAGCTATGTGTTGCCGTTCGTGATCCTGGCCTTCCCGGTGTTGTGGTTGTGGGTCTGGTTGTGGCGCAAGTTCGTCAAGCGTCGCACCTAA
- a CDS encoding CoA transferase subunit B yields MALTREQMAQRVAREMQDGFYVNLGIGIPTLVANYIPDGMEVMLQSENGLLGMGPFPTEETIDADMINAGKQTVTARVGASIFSSAESFAMIRGGHVDLTVLGAFEVDVQGNIASWMIPGKLVKGMGGAMDLVAGADNIIVIMTHASKDGESKLLSRCSLPLTGANCIKRVLTDLAYLEIENGAFVLKERAPGVSVEEIVSKTAGKLIVPDHVPEMQFAAQ; encoded by the coding sequence ATGGCGCTTACCCGCGAACAAATGGCTCAACGCGTCGCCCGCGAAATGCAGGACGGTTTCTACGTCAACCTCGGCATCGGCATTCCGACCCTGGTGGCCAACTACATCCCCGACGGCATGGAAGTGATGCTGCAGTCGGAAAACGGCTTGCTGGGCATGGGCCCCTTTCCGACCGAAGAAACCATCGATGCCGACATGATCAACGCCGGCAAACAGACCGTCACCGCCCGCGTCGGCGCCTCGATCTTTTCCTCCGCCGAGTCCTTCGCGATGATTCGCGGCGGGCATGTCGACCTGACGGTGCTGGGTGCTTTTGAAGTCGACGTCCAGGGCAACATCGCCTCGTGGATGATCCCCGGCAAGCTGGTCAAAGGCATGGGTGGTGCCATGGATCTGGTAGCCGGTGCGGACAACATCATCGTGATCATGACCCACGCCTCCAAGGACGGTGAGTCCAAGCTGCTGAGCCGTTGCAGCCTGCCGCTGACCGGTGCCAACTGCATCAAGCGCGTACTGACGGACCTGGCTTACCTGGAAATCGAAAATGGCGCTTTTGTCCTCAAGGAACGCGCACCTGGCGTCAGTGTTGAAGAGATTGTCAGCAAGACCGCCGGTAAACTGATCGTCCCGGACCATGTTCCAGAAATGCAGTTCGCTGCCCAGTGA
- a CDS encoding DUF1615 domain-containing protein, whose translation MSSSHLILCLTTLLVLAGCSSQGTRQQPERSEAEVKAQIVRLLPAKVADRSGWAQDIYTAFNAQKIYPSTENICAVLAVTEQESTYQVDPPVPNMGKIAQDEILRRAGKVHIPAVLVRTALQLRSPTGKSYADRLSAARTEKDLSGIFDDFISVVPLGNTLFGGFNPVHTAGPMQVSIAFAEKQARGYLYTVDGTIRREVFTRRGGMYFGIAHLLGYPVNYDQPLYRFADFNAGWYASRNAAFQAAVNRVSGKSLALDGDLIRYGSILPGTTELAVRSLGKSLDMRNTSIRSQLEQGDRLDFEETTLYQRVFALAEKAEGKPLPRAILPGIVLKSPKITRNLTTAWFAKRVDERYQRCMKR comes from the coding sequence ATGTCCTCATCCCACCTGATTCTCTGCCTGACTACGCTGCTGGTGCTGGCCGGTTGCTCCAGCCAAGGCACCCGGCAACAGCCGGAGCGCAGCGAAGCCGAGGTCAAGGCGCAGATTGTGCGGTTGCTACCCGCTAAAGTTGCGGACCGGTCTGGCTGGGCCCAGGACATCTACACCGCATTCAATGCCCAGAAAATTTACCCCAGCACTGAAAATATCTGCGCGGTACTGGCAGTGACCGAGCAGGAGTCCACCTATCAGGTCGACCCGCCAGTACCGAACATGGGCAAGATTGCCCAGGACGAAATCCTCCGGCGTGCGGGCAAGGTGCACATTCCGGCCGTGCTGGTGCGTACCGCGCTGCAATTGCGCTCGCCCACGGGCAAGTCCTACGCCGATCGCTTGAGTGCTGCGCGTACGGAAAAGGACCTGAGCGGGATTTTTGACGACTTCATCAGCGTTGTGCCATTGGGGAATACCTTGTTTGGTGGCTTCAACCCGGTGCACACCGCAGGCCCGATGCAAGTCAGTATCGCCTTCGCTGAGAAGCAGGCTCGGGGTTATCTCTACACAGTTGACGGGACAATTCGTCGGGAAGTCTTCACCCGGCGTGGCGGTATGTATTTCGGCATTGCTCACTTGCTGGGCTATCCGGTGAACTACGACCAGCCGCTGTACCGCTTCGCCGACTTCAACGCCGGCTGGTACGCCAGCCGCAATGCTGCGTTCCAGGCGGCCGTGAACCGCGTCTCGGGGAAGTCACTGGCGTTGGATGGGGATCTGATCCGCTACGGCTCAATCTTGCCCGGCACGACCGAACTGGCGGTGCGTTCGTTGGGCAAGTCCCTGGATATGCGGAACACCAGCATCCGCAGTCAGTTGGAGCAGGGCGACCGCCTGGATTTTGAAGAAACCACCCTCTATCAACGAGTCTTTGCCCTGGCCGAGAAGGCCGAGGGCAAGCCATTGCCTAGGGCGATCTTGCCGGGCATCGTGCTGAAAAGCCCGAAGATCACCCGTAACCTGACCACGGCCTGGTTCGCCAAGCGGGTGGATGAGCGCTATCAGCGGTGCATGAAGCGTTAG
- a CDS encoding LysE family translocator gives MFDIQNYGSFIAAILIFQLIPGPGTFAILHATARNGVRAGFGAVFGTVLGDVIFMLAASAGLAALMKANPMLFMALQWVGAAYLCWMGLQLLFTPVGHDTAGLEPKRSGWIYFRKAVAVSLTNPKVILFFVAFFPLFIRPDSPSSTLVAMMVHVTLIGFLYQALLVLAGNAVALRLRMFPLARKIATRVASLALIGFGIKLAANNR, from the coding sequence ATGTTTGATATCCAGAACTACGGCAGCTTTATCGCCGCCATCCTGATCTTTCAATTGATCCCGGGGCCAGGCACCTTTGCCATTCTGCACGCGACGGCGCGCAATGGCGTGCGCGCCGGGTTCGGCGCGGTATTCGGCACGGTGCTGGGAGACGTGATCTTCATGCTCGCGGCATCAGCGGGCCTGGCGGCCTTGATGAAGGCCAATCCCATGCTGTTCATGGCACTGCAGTGGGTCGGTGCAGCCTACCTGTGCTGGATGGGACTGCAATTGCTGTTCACTCCCGTCGGCCACGACACCGCAGGGCTGGAGCCCAAGCGCTCCGGCTGGATCTATTTTCGCAAAGCCGTCGCCGTCAGCCTGACCAACCCCAAGGTGATTCTGTTTTTCGTGGCATTTTTTCCGTTGTTTATCCGGCCGGACTCACCGTCAAGCACCTTGGTGGCAATGATGGTGCACGTCACGTTGATCGGCTTTTTGTATCAGGCGCTGCTGGTGTTGGCAGGCAACGCTGTGGCCTTGCGCCTGAGGATGTTTCCATTGGCGCGAAAAATTGCCACCCGCGTAGCCAGCCTGGCGCTGATCGGTTTTGGCATCAAACTGGCGGCCAACAACCGTTAA
- a CDS encoding acetyl-CoA C-acetyltransferase, translated as MQDVVIVAATRTAVGSFQGSLASIPAPELGAAVIRRLLEQTGLDPAQVDEVILGQVLTAGSGQNPARQASILAGLPHAVPAMTLNKVCGSGLKALHLGAQAIRCGDADVIIAGGMENMSLAPYVLPAARTGLRMGHAKMLDSMITDGLWDAFNDYHMGITAENLVDKYGISREAQDAFAAASQQKATAAVEAGRFADEITPILIPQRKGDPIAFSVDEQPRAGTTAESLAKLKPAFKKDGSVTAGNASSLNDGAAAVLLMSADKAKSLGLPVLARIASYANAGVDPAIMGIGPVSATRRCLDKAGWKLDDLDLIEANEAFAAQSLAVGKELEWDAAKVNVNGGAIAIGHPIGASGCRVLVTLLHEMIKRDAKKGLATLCIGGGQGVALALERS; from the coding sequence ATGCAAGACGTCGTCATTGTTGCTGCCACCCGCACCGCCGTGGGCAGCTTTCAGGGCTCCCTGGCCAGTATCCCGGCACCGGAGCTGGGCGCTGCGGTGATCCGCCGCCTGCTGGAGCAGACGGGCCTTGACCCCGCGCAAGTGGACGAAGTAATCCTCGGCCAAGTACTCACCGCAGGCTCGGGCCAGAACCCCGCACGCCAGGCTTCCATCCTCGCCGGCCTGCCACACGCCGTGCCGGCCATGACCCTGAACAAGGTTTGCGGCTCAGGCCTCAAGGCCCTGCATTTAGGAGCGCAAGCGATCCGTTGCGGTGACGCCGACGTGATCATCGCCGGCGGCATGGAGAACATGAGCCTTGCGCCCTATGTCCTACCAGCCGCCCGCACCGGCCTGCGCATGGGTCACGCCAAGATGCTCGACAGCATGATCACCGACGGTCTGTGGGATGCGTTCAACGACTACCACATGGGCATCACCGCCGAGAACCTGGTGGACAAGTACGGCATCAGCCGTGAAGCCCAGGATGCGTTCGCCGCTGCGTCCCAGCAAAAAGCCACTGCCGCCGTTGAGGCCGGGCGTTTTGCCGATGAGATCACGCCAATCCTGATTCCCCAACGCAAGGGCGACCCGATTGCCTTCTCGGTGGACGAACAACCCCGTGCTGGCACGACGGCAGAATCCTTGGCCAAGCTCAAGCCGGCGTTCAAGAAAGACGGCAGCGTTACCGCTGGCAATGCTTCCAGCCTCAACGACGGCGCCGCTGCGGTGCTGTTGATGAGTGCTGACAAGGCCAAGTCCCTCGGCCTGCCGGTACTGGCCCGCATCGCGAGCTACGCCAATGCTGGCGTTGATCCGGCGATCATGGGCATTGGCCCGGTCTCGGCCACCCGTCGTTGCCTGGACAAGGCCGGCTGGAAACTGGATGACCTGGACCTGATCGAAGCCAACGAAGCCTTTGCCGCGCAGTCGCTGGCAGTGGGCAAGGAACTGGAGTGGGATGCGGCCAAGGTCAACGTCAACGGCGGCGCGATTGCCATCGGTCACCCGATCGGTGCGTCAGGTTGCCGAGTGCTGGTGACCCTGCTTCACGAAATGATCAAGCGTGATGCCAAGAAAGGTCTGGCGACCTTGTGCATCGGTGGCGGTCAGGGTGTGGCATTGGCGCTCGAACGCAGCTGA
- a CDS encoding CoA transferase subunit A, whose translation MAGFDKRVASYEEALAGLEDGMTVLAGGFGLCGIPENLINEIKRKGTRDLTVVSNNCGVDGFGLGVLLEGKQISKVIASYVGENALFEKQLLSGEIEVVLTPQGTLAEKMRAGGAGIPAFFTATGVGTPVAEGKETREFNGRPYLMEESITGDFAIVKGWKADHFGNVIYRHTAQNFNPLAATAGKITVVEVEEIVEPGELDPSQIHTPGIYVDRIICGTFEKRIEQRTVRK comes from the coding sequence ATGGCAGGTTTCGATAAACGCGTGGCGTCCTATGAGGAAGCGCTGGCGGGTCTGGAAGACGGTATGACGGTCCTCGCCGGTGGCTTTGGCCTGTGCGGGATCCCGGAAAACCTCATCAATGAGATCAAGCGCAAAGGCACCCGCGACTTGACCGTGGTTTCCAACAACTGCGGCGTCGACGGCTTCGGTTTGGGCGTGTTGCTGGAAGGCAAGCAGATCAGCAAAGTGATCGCCTCCTACGTCGGTGAAAACGCCCTGTTCGAGAAGCAATTGCTCAGCGGCGAAATCGAAGTGGTCCTGACGCCCCAAGGTACCCTGGCGGAAAAAATGCGCGCTGGCGGCGCCGGTATCCCGGCCTTCTTTACTGCCACCGGCGTTGGCACCCCAGTGGCCGAAGGCAAGGAAACCCGCGAATTCAACGGTCGCCCATACCTGATGGAAGAATCCATCACCGGCGACTTTGCCATCGTCAAAGGCTGGAAAGCCGACCACTTCGGTAACGTGATCTACCGCCACACCGCACAGAACTTCAACCCGCTAGCCGCCACCGCCGGCAAGATCACCGTGGTCGAAGTCGAAGAAATCGTTGAACCGGGCGAGCTGGACCCGTCGCAGATCCACACCCCTGGCATCTACGTCGACCGGATCATCTGCGGCACCTTCGAGAAGCGCATCGAACAGCGCACCGTCCGCAAATAA